In Streptomyces ambofaciens ATCC 23877, a single genomic region encodes these proteins:
- a CDS encoding activator-dependent family glycosyltransferase, with amino-acid sequence MRILFVTHAEKTHFFSMVPLAWALRTAGHEVRVATQPDLAEGVSEAGLTAVPLGSDHRWKQVMEANQDEEWPVRVAEAVTHSADLGHDELLRFFDETTERYFRVVNNDEFLDALVEYSRWWKPDLIVWEQFTWAGAVAAQVTGAAHARMLWGADVVTRSRHDFLARLAERPENERVDPLRDWLTEALARHGAAFDETVVNGDWTIDTNPPSHRIDNGLTVVGVRYVPYNGRAVLPEWLAAEPAKPRVAVTAGISVRSYFGFDIFGISALQAFAGLDIELIATLLPGPGESVDDAPENTTVVDFVPMHGLLPTCSAVIHIGGAGVQCTAAYYGVPQMILPGLWDTKVRGALLDQSGAGISVPAEQFTPEQVRENLVRLLEDPAFREGAAALRKDVLAAPSPNEVVPVLEDLTARHRTTG; translated from the coding sequence CACTTTTTCAGCATGGTGCCGCTGGCCTGGGCACTGCGAACAGCGGGCCACGAGGTCCGCGTCGCCACCCAGCCGGACCTGGCGGAGGGCGTCAGCGAGGCCGGGCTCACAGCGGTTCCGCTGGGGTCCGACCACCGGTGGAAGCAGGTCATGGAGGCCAACCAGGACGAGGAGTGGCCGGTCCGGGTCGCCGAGGCCGTCACCCACTCCGCGGACCTGGGGCACGACGAACTCCTCCGGTTCTTCGACGAGACGACCGAGCGGTACTTCCGCGTCGTCAACAACGACGAGTTCCTCGACGCGCTCGTCGAGTACTCCCGGTGGTGGAAACCCGACCTGATCGTGTGGGAGCAGTTCACCTGGGCCGGCGCCGTAGCCGCTCAGGTCACCGGTGCCGCGCATGCCCGCATGCTGTGGGGAGCGGACGTGGTCACCCGCTCCCGCCACGACTTCCTGGCCCGGCTCGCCGAGCGTCCCGAGAACGAGCGGGTGGATCCGCTGCGGGACTGGCTCACCGAGGCCCTCGCCCGGCACGGCGCCGCGTTCGACGAGACCGTGGTCAACGGGGACTGGACGATCGACACCAACCCGCCCAGCCACCGGATTGACAACGGACTGACCGTGGTCGGTGTGCGGTACGTGCCCTACAACGGACGGGCCGTGCTCCCCGAGTGGCTGGCCGCCGAGCCCGCGAAACCCCGCGTCGCCGTGACCGCCGGCATCTCGGTCCGCAGCTACTTCGGGTTCGACATCTTCGGCATCAGCGCCCTGCAGGCCTTCGCCGGGCTGGACATCGAGCTGATCGCCACGCTGCTGCCGGGCCCGGGCGAGTCGGTGGACGACGCACCGGAGAACACCACCGTCGTCGACTTCGTGCCCATGCACGGGCTGCTGCCCACTTGCTCGGCCGTCATCCACATCGGCGGCGCGGGCGTGCAGTGCACCGCCGCCTACTACGGCGTCCCCCAGATGATCCTGCCGGGCCTCTGGGACACCAAGGTCCGCGGTGCCCTCCTGGACCAGTCCGGCGCGGGCATCTCGGTGCCGGCGGAGCAGTTCACCCCCGAACAGGTCCGGGAGAACCTGGTCCGCCTGCTGGAGGATCCGGCCTTCCGCGAGGGAGCCGCCGCACTCCGCAAGGACGTGCTCGCCGCGCCCTCGCCCAACGAGGTCGTCCCGGTCCTCGAGGATCTCACCGCCCGCCACCGGACCACGGGCTGA